In one Cloacibacillus porcorum genomic region, the following are encoded:
- the secF gene encoding protein translocase subunit SecF, producing the protein MATFDASKLNFPFMKYRKMLIGISLVCILASFGLLMTKGLNLGVDFTGGLVLQVKFEKPVDIAEVRSALSKIDQGNATIQAFDATDVLLRFQAQDDQVRKDVLDVLKTDVGNYKVLRIDKIGPVVGSELRAQATYALLLALAGILIYMAFRFRFRFGAAAVISLMHDVILMLGVYSLTGKEVSVTFIAAILTVAGYSLNDSIVVLDRIRENWGQVRGKGIVELVNTSINQTLSRTINTSVTTLLPVISMYLFGGEVISNFAFAFLIGIGVGTYSSIYIASSMLVEWYLRSPKY; encoded by the coding sequence ATGGCTACATTTGACGCTTCAAAACTCAACTTTCCGTTTATGAAGTACCGGAAGATGCTGATAGGCATCAGCCTCGTATGTATCCTCGCATCGTTTGGCCTCCTGATGACAAAAGGGCTGAATCTCGGCGTTGACTTCACCGGAGGGCTCGTCCTTCAGGTCAAATTTGAAAAGCCGGTCGACATTGCTGAGGTGCGCTCGGCGCTGAGCAAGATCGACCAGGGCAACGCGACGATACAGGCCTTTGACGCCACGGACGTGCTCCTGCGCTTCCAGGCACAGGACGATCAGGTCCGTAAGGATGTGCTCGACGTGCTTAAGACCGATGTGGGAAACTATAAGGTCCTGCGTATAGATAAGATCGGCCCCGTAGTCGGCAGCGAGCTCCGCGCGCAGGCGACATACGCGCTGCTGCTTGCCCTTGCCGGCATTCTCATCTACATGGCCTTTCGCTTCCGCTTCCGTTTCGGCGCCGCGGCCGTCATATCCCTAATGCACGACGTAATTCTGATGCTCGGCGTTTACAGCCTTACCGGCAAAGAGGTCTCTGTCACCTTTATCGCGGCGATCCTCACCGTTGCCGGATACTCGCTGAACGACTCGATAGTCGTGCTCGACCGTATCCGTGAGAACTGGGGACAAGTCCGCGGAAAGGGTATCGTCGAACTGGTAAACACCTCGATAAACCAGACCCTTTCGCGTACGATCAACACCTCGGTGACGACGCTGCTGCCGGTCATCTCCATGTATCTTTTTGGCGGAGAAGTTATTAGTAATTTCGCCTTCGCCTTCCTCATCGGTATCGGCGTCGGTACATACAGCTCGATCTATATCGCAAGCTCTATGCTGGTAGAGTGGTACCTGCGCTCGCCGAAGTACTAA
- a CDS encoding LapA family protein: protein MKSYILAIVLTMFLSALFAFQNIGDVTIRFLIFEWTLPQGVWEVVLFSSGAAIMWFFSLFSVFEVRSKYKKELKQKDEKIAALEQEKKTILDSFVARTEAAPENRSQDSGAPEAGTAE from the coding sequence TTGAAAAGCTATATACTCGCGATTGTACTGACCATGTTTCTCTCTGCGCTGTTTGCCTTTCAGAATATCGGCGACGTAACCATCCGCTTCCTTATCTTTGAATGGACGCTGCCGCAGGGAGTGTGGGAGGTAGTGCTCTTCTCTTCAGGGGCGGCCATTATGTGGTTCTTCTCCCTCTTCTCAGTCTTTGAGGTGCGCTCAAAGTATAAGAAAGAGCTGAAGCAGAAGGATGAAAAGATCGCCGCTTTAGAACAGGAAAAGAAGACGATCCTCGACTCCTTCGTTGCCAGGACCGAGGCAGCGCCGGAGAACCGCTCACAGGACAGCGGTGCCCCGGAGGCGGGAACGGCGGAATAA
- a CDS encoding single-stranded-DNA-specific exonuclease RecJ — protein MRGLTADVMPREVENWLSPHLPRLLEKLDLGAENNRAAELVRGLTPTSNVVVYGDYDVDGISATAIAMELALVRGAHVRYFIPHRFNQGYGLHKEVATTIAKRGCDLVIVVDCGSQDVEAVDTLKKSGIPVIIFDHHLVEGTPACCDTMINPQISGDAAAKKLCATGVIWCWAWQNELLTERQLMRMLDVVALATIADCVSLASSLNRALVREGLKSIRTHTRPGLNILMEQLGIAPSSIDTEDLAMKIIPCLNAAGRLYLADLAVDILFPSKNLASNVGRLIALNRKRRELSSKILEQVDSAEKGEYKYVLTNSDWSVGVLSSVASRICSERNSPVALVAAVGDIMRGTLRMPAGGDAVGVLKKLAPLLNTWGGHRLAAGFSVKSENWDKLRGMMETMLSEVKVVGEKEDLLYWNPLNMDMNTWSEAVALGPFGMENPAPMLYAPYGGQMRVVPLGKTGKHVKVELGSASLLAFGAADMFDSRGDIDGWVYKPRLDTWRNVTSLQFILEKMVVQEQ, from the coding sequence ATGCGCGGGCTTACCGCGGATGTGATGCCGCGTGAGGTGGAAAATTGGCTTTCCCCACATTTACCGCGCCTGTTGGAGAAGCTTGATTTGGGGGCAGAAAATAATAGAGCGGCGGAGTTGGTGCGGGGTCTCACACCAACCTCAAATGTCGTTGTCTACGGCGATTACGATGTGGACGGCATCTCCGCGACGGCGATCGCGATGGAGCTTGCGCTTGTACGCGGCGCTCATGTGCGCTATTTCATTCCGCACCGTTTCAACCAGGGATACGGCCTTCACAAAGAGGTCGCGACGACGATCGCTAAGCGCGGCTGTGACCTGGTGATCGTCGTCGACTGCGGCTCGCAGGACGTCGAGGCGGTGGATACACTAAAGAAAAGCGGCATTCCCGTCATCATCTTTGACCATCACCTTGTCGAGGGGACGCCGGCTTGTTGTGATACGATGATAAACCCGCAGATATCGGGGGACGCCGCGGCAAAGAAACTATGCGCCACAGGCGTCATTTGGTGTTGGGCCTGGCAGAACGAACTGCTTACCGAACGTCAGCTGATGCGGATGCTTGACGTCGTGGCGCTGGCTACGATCGCCGACTGCGTTTCCTTGGCCTCTTCGCTTAACCGCGCGCTTGTGCGCGAGGGGCTGAAATCGATCCGCACGCATACGCGCCCCGGCCTCAATATCCTGATGGAACAGCTGGGCATCGCCCCATCGTCAATAGACACCGAAGACCTCGCGATGAAGATAATTCCCTGCCTCAACGCGGCGGGGCGGCTCTATCTCGCCGACCTTGCGGTGGATATACTCTTCCCGAGCAAGAATCTCGCGAGCAATGTCGGCAGGCTTATCGCGCTGAATCGCAAACGCCGCGAGCTCTCGTCGAAGATACTGGAGCAGGTCGACAGCGCCGAAAAGGGCGAATACAAATATGTGCTCACCAACAGCGACTGGTCGGTGGGGGTCCTGAGCAGCGTCGCGAGCCGCATCTGCAGTGAGCGTAATTCGCCGGTGGCCCTTGTGGCAGCGGTGGGTGACATTATGCGCGGTACGCTGCGCATGCCGGCGGGCGGTGATGCGGTCGGTGTGCTGAAAAAGCTGGCTCCGCTGCTCAACACCTGGGGCGGCCACCGGCTCGCGGCCGGTTTCAGCGTGAAGAGCGAGAACTGGGACAAACTGCGCGGCATGATGGAGACGATGCTCTCCGAGGTCAAGGTCGTCGGCGAAAAGGAGGATCTCCTCTACTGGAACCCCCTTAATATGGATATGAACACCTGGTCCGAGGCGGTAGCGCTCGGCCCCTTCGGCATGGAAAACCCCGCGCCGATGCTTTACGCCCCTTACGGGGGGCAGATGCGTGTGGTACCATTGGGCAAAACGGGAAAACATGTTAAGGTCGAGCTCGGTTCGGCCTCGCTTCTGGCCTTTGGCGCCGCCGATATGTTTGACAGCCGCGGGGACATCGACGGCTGGGTATATAAGCCCCGCCTCGATACGTGGCGGAACGTCACCTCTCTTCAGTTTATACTTGAAAAGATGGTAGTCCAGGAGCAATAA
- a CDS encoding RelA/SpoT family protein, producing MNTENKGTVANVRSAHMTEIANMGGFSIGERESRALMESYWGRVSEEQRVASLRLAWQDLWAKAALYLPKDDMKIIGEAFVFSSVAHGKQRRHTGEPYIIHTVSVAAILASMEIDRETIVAALLHDVLEDTPVTPQQLAEKFGEGVVTLVDGVTKLGKLQFKSVEEYQSENLRKMFVVMAKDIRVVLIKLADRLHNMRTISSHKREKQLSIARETLEIYAPLAHRLGIYQVKRELEDLSFRILDPEMFYDIKRRVRKKLPEREAIIKEAMDILEQRLKEDKIEASIKGRPKHFYSIYEKMRRKNLSLEQLYDLLALRVVVKTIGECYQVLGLVHTIWKPIPGLFDDYIANPKSNMYQSLHTTVVGPEGEPLEVQIRTKEMHLLAEYGIAAHWNYKEGGHKVDNLDKGLTWIRKALDAAPERGEGDSGGAGEGNAEGTSEGTLFLDNLKTDVLSNDVFVFTPKGKVVRVPNGSTSIDFAYAVHTQVGHKCVGTMINGRIAPMDQELHNGDIVRILTSPQGKPSRDWLKIAKSNRTRSKIKSWFRQQERQEREEKSKRGHELLEKEAARRSPGVENPLEAINSQLSHIARELGYSGLEELIIAVGSGSHSPASVLGRITPDSAKLQPEAIPDTPAPRQRKEADSEIVVEGAQGVLVTLAQCCRPIPGDPIVGVVTQSRGISVHRKDCVNIEKSDTAKQVAVSWGKPKDTRYTARIKVEGVEKQSLLAEIVQAIALMDGLITNVKASVVNNSRTRVVADLQVKDLEHLYRIIAKLNNISGILEITRG from the coding sequence ATGAACACGGAAAATAAGGGTACGGTTGCAAATGTAAGATCCGCCCATATGACGGAGATTGCCAACATGGGCGGTTTCTCCATTGGGGAGCGGGAGAGCCGGGCGTTGATGGAGAGCTATTGGGGACGTGTCTCCGAGGAGCAGCGCGTAGCGTCGCTGCGCCTTGCCTGGCAGGACCTCTGGGCGAAGGCCGCTCTTTACCTGCCCAAAGACGATATGAAGATAATAGGAGAAGCCTTCGTATTCTCCTCGGTGGCGCATGGGAAGCAGCGCCGCCATACCGGCGAGCCATATATAATCCACACGGTGAGCGTCGCCGCGATACTTGCGAGTATGGAGATAGACCGGGAGACGATCGTCGCCGCACTGCTTCACGACGTGCTTGAGGACACCCCGGTAACGCCGCAGCAGCTTGCGGAAAAGTTTGGCGAGGGCGTCGTCACCCTGGTGGACGGTGTGACGAAGCTCGGAAAGCTGCAGTTTAAATCGGTCGAGGAATATCAGTCTGAAAATCTCAGAAAAATGTTCGTCGTCATGGCGAAGGACATCCGCGTGGTGCTCATAAAGCTTGCTGACCGCCTCCACAATATGCGCACGATATCCTCCCATAAAAGAGAGAAGCAGCTCTCGATAGCGCGCGAAACCCTTGAGATATACGCGCCGCTCGCCCATCGTCTCGGAATATACCAGGTAAAGCGCGAACTTGAGGACCTTTCCTTCCGTATCCTGGACCCAGAGATGTTTTATGACATCAAACGCCGGGTGCGGAAAAAACTCCCCGAGCGCGAGGCTATAATCAAAGAGGCGATGGATATCCTTGAACAGCGTCTCAAAGAGGATAAGATAGAGGCCTCCATCAAAGGCAGGCCGAAGCACTTTTACAGCATCTACGAAAAAATGCGCCGCAAGAACCTCTCTCTTGAACAGCTCTACGACCTGCTCGCGCTTCGCGTCGTCGTGAAGACGATCGGCGAATGCTATCAGGTACTGGGGCTCGTTCATACGATCTGGAAACCCATCCCTGGGCTTTTTGACGACTATATCGCCAACCCGAAGAGCAACATGTATCAGTCGCTCCATACGACGGTGGTCGGCCCGGAGGGAGAGCCTCTTGAGGTGCAGATACGAACGAAGGAGATGCACCTGCTCGCCGAATACGGTATCGCGGCCCACTGGAATTATAAAGAGGGCGGCCATAAGGTAGACAATCTGGACAAGGGGCTCACATGGATACGCAAGGCGCTCGACGCGGCGCCAGAGCGCGGCGAGGGAGATTCCGGCGGCGCGGGAGAGGGAAACGCCGAGGGGACATCTGAGGGCACGCTCTTCCTGGACAACCTCAAGACCGACGTGCTCTCTAACGACGTGTTCGTATTTACCCCCAAGGGCAAGGTCGTGCGGGTGCCTAACGGCTCCACCTCGATAGACTTCGCCTACGCCGTGCACACGCAGGTCGGACATAAATGCGTCGGCACGATGATAAACGGGCGTATCGCGCCAATGGACCAGGAGCTCCACAACGGAGACATCGTCCGTATCCTCACCTCGCCGCAGGGCAAACCCTCGCGCGACTGGCTGAAGATCGCGAAGTCAAACCGAACCCGCAGTAAAATAAAGTCCTGGTTCCGCCAGCAGGAGCGCCAGGAGCGTGAGGAGAAGTCCAAGCGCGGCCACGAACTGCTTGAAAAAGAGGCGGCCCGCCGCAGTCCGGGAGTAGAAAACCCGCTGGAGGCGATAAATTCTCAGCTTTCGCATATTGCGCGCGAGCTTGGATATTCCGGCCTGGAAGAGCTGATAATCGCCGTGGGCTCCGGCAGCCATTCCCCCGCGAGCGTCCTCGGCCGCATTACGCCGGACAGCGCCAAGCTGCAGCCCGAGGCTATTCCCGATACCCCCGCGCCGCGGCAGCGGAAGGAGGCGGACTCCGAGATCGTGGTTGAGGGAGCCCAGGGAGTGCTCGTGACTCTTGCTCAGTGCTGCCGTCCGATACCGGGCGACCCGATAGTCGGCGTCGTCACGCAGAGCCGCGGCATCTCCGTACACCGTAAAGACTGCGTGAACATAGAAAAGTCGGATACGGCCAAGCAGGTGGCGGTGTCGTGGGGCAAGCCGAAGGACACGCGCTATACGGCGCGCATAAAGGTCGAAGGGGTGGAGAAACAGTCGCTTCTCGCAGAAATCGTCCAGGCGATCGCGCTGATGGACGGGCTGATAACCAACGTTAAGGCCAGCGTCGTCAACAACAGCCGCACGCGCGTGGTGGCGGATCTGCAGGTGAAGGATCTTGAGCACCTTTACCGTATCATCGCGAAGCTCAATAATATCTCGGGAATATTGGAAATAACCAGGGGGTAA
- the dtd gene encoding D-aminoacyl-tRNA deacylase: MKALLQRVSSSKVSVNGVTVGEIGRGITVLLGVIPEDTQRDIDWLAEKIVNLRIFDDEDGKMNLSVSDVRGEILVISQFTLCGECKKGRRPSWAKAAAPEFANEMYLKFIDAVKKEGIPVAHGQFQAHMAVDIQNDGPVTLMIDTKE; the protein is encoded by the coding sequence ATGAAGGCGCTTTTACAGAGAGTCTCTTCCTCTAAAGTATCAGTGAACGGCGTCACCGTCGGCGAGATCGGCCGCGGCATTACGGTGCTGCTGGGCGTGATCCCGGAAGATACGCAGAGGGACATAGACTGGCTGGCTGAAAAAATTGTAAATCTTCGCATCTTTGACGATGAAGATGGTAAAATGAATCTTTCAGTCTCCGATGTGCGGGGGGAGATATTAGTAATTTCCCAATTTACCCTCTGCGGAGAGTGTAAAAAGGGCCGCCGCCCCTCGTGGGCGAAGGCTGCGGCGCCTGAGTTTGCCAACGAGATGTATCTGAAATTTATCGACGCGGTTAAAAAAGAGGGTATCCCTGTCGCCCACGGCCAGTTTCAGGCACACATGGCGGTGGATATACAGAACGACGGGCCTGTTACCCTGATGATAGATACCAAGGAGTGA
- a CDS encoding MBL fold metallo-hydrolase — MNIKRFPLGTLWTNCYLIWDDSGDGFVIDPGGPAKEVEDFIRSQDIRVHWIILTHGHSDHIGGIADLRNLSENGVAIQSEDAECLTSASKNLSTYMGDALELPSAEKLLNDGDRLKVGKMTLDVIHTPGHTPGGICIVVTDGEEQILISGDTLFARSIGRSDLPGGNEDVLIESLKKLDGLPDKLRVFPGHGPETTIGAEKQYNPYWPR; from the coding sequence ATGAATATTAAAAGGTTTCCGCTGGGGACACTATGGACGAACTGCTATCTGATCTGGGATGATTCCGGCGACGGCTTCGTCATTGATCCGGGCGGTCCCGCCAAGGAGGTGGAGGACTTTATCCGCAGCCAGGACATACGGGTGCACTGGATAATCCTCACTCACGGCCACAGCGACCACATCGGCGGCATCGCCGATCTGCGCAACCTCTCGGAGAACGGCGTCGCCATCCAAAGCGAGGATGCCGAGTGTCTGACGAGCGCGAGCAAAAACCTCTCGACCTACATGGGCGACGCGCTGGAGCTTCCATCCGCGGAGAAGCTGCTTAACGACGGCGACCGGCTGAAGGTCGGCAAGATGACGCTCGACGTCATCCATACCCCCGGCCACACGCCCGGCGGAATCTGTATCGTGGTAACGGACGGCGAAGAGCAGATACTGATCTCCGGCGACACCCTCTTTGCCCGTTCAATCGGCAGGAGCGACCTCCCCGGCGGCAACGAGGACGTCCTTATCGAATCGCTGAAAAAGCTGGACGGACTGCCCGATAAGCTGAGAGTATTTCCGGGACACGGTCCCGAAACGACGATCGGGGCGGAAAAACAGTATAATCCCTACTGGCCCAGATAG
- a CDS encoding JAB domain-containing protein gives MDFSQLPHCERPREKLIKYGPESLSLAELLAILLRTGRKGEDVAALSQSLLKRMGGLEGLARASTAELMQEKGLKEAKVASLAAAIELGKRMVLMKSAESASWRRVLLSKALETKYMERECIFAFFLNAKDRVLGESVLSYGGISGAYLDLPVFFRQAVRVTAAKVIVLHNHPDGCQRPSREDIALTEHIEQGLRFLGMQLKGHYIAAAGGLFPVKGEPLPVNGLEAAADKI, from the coding sequence ATGGATTTCTCGCAGCTTCCGCACTGCGAACGGCCACGGGAAAAACTTATTAAATACGGCCCGGAGTCGCTCTCCCTCGCCGAGCTCCTTGCGATTCTCCTGAGGACCGGACGGAAGGGCGAGGATGTGGCGGCCCTCTCGCAGAGCCTGCTGAAGCGGATGGGCGGCTTGGAGGGGCTGGCGCGGGCCTCCACGGCGGAGCTGATGCAGGAAAAGGGGCTCAAAGAGGCTAAGGTCGCCTCTCTCGCCGCGGCGATCGAGCTGGGCAAGCGCATGGTACTCATGAAAAGCGCCGAAAGCGCGAGCTGGCGGCGCGTGCTGCTCTCGAAGGCGTTGGAGACAAAATATATGGAGAGAGAGTGCATCTTCGCCTTTTTTCTCAACGCGAAGGATCGTGTGCTGGGGGAATCCGTGCTCTCCTATGGCGGCATCTCCGGCGCCTACCTGGATCTGCCGGTCTTCTTCCGGCAGGCGGTGAGGGTCACGGCGGCGAAGGTCATTGTACTGCACAACCACCCCGACGGCTGCCAGAGGCCGAGCCGCGAAGATATCGCGCTCACCGAACATATAGAACAGGGGCTGCGCTTTCTGGGAATGCAGCTCAAGGGGCACTATATCGCCGCCGCCGGCGGCCTCTTTCCCGTCAAGGGAGAGCCATTGCCGGTGAACGGCCTGGAGGCCGCGGCGGATAAAATTTGA